One Thermococcus kodakarensis KOD1 genomic window carries:
- a CDS encoding DNA-directed RNA polymerase subunit K gives MFRYTRFEKARIIGARALQIAMGAPVLIDVPEGITPLQAALLEFEKGVIPITVIRPS, from the coding sequence GTGTTTAGGTACACCCGCTTTGAAAAGGCCCGCATCATTGGAGCCAGGGCTCTCCAGATAGCGATGGGAGCCCCGGTGCTAATCGATGTACCCGAGGGAATTACTCCCCTTCAGGCGGCTCTCCTCGAGTTCGAGAAGGGTGTGATACCGATCACCGTAATAAGGCCGAGCTGA